The following nucleotide sequence is from Bactrocera oleae isolate idBacOlea1 chromosome 2, idBacOlea1, whole genome shotgun sequence.
AgcagataattaaaataatgataaatttgatatgaaaaattaaaccaatacaatttctgttttatTCCCGCAGATTGAATAAACATtcattccttttttttatacaacGACGACGGAAGTGTATTGCATTTGAATAATTCACTTACCACACgatcacttagttttattattattgcttggAAATGTCGTCTAGCCTCGTccatttttgtcatttttttcaTAAGCTCAATATGTTATTCAAGCTGTTAAtatgtttaacttttttttctattaaagggtttatatagaaatatatttttttgttggacCATGTAACGGGCGTTGTTTTAGACTTGTATTTTTCAATGATTCAATACTGTTTTCAGAATTGATCTTTttaacagctgttacttgatttatacttagTTTGGTTTGCTATTTTATAATGAACAACAAATTTACTCAGAAACAACGTTTGAAAATCGTTCAAATTtgttaccaaaataatggttcggttcgcgCGACGTCGAACATTCGGTCGACATAAGCGTCCAGCAGAGTCGGTCGGTAATTGAAGCAACCCTTGAACGGTTTGTCACTTCGTTTACTCTAGTGGAGAATATGCATCCTCAGAGACGCCGCACAGTGCGCACCGAAAACGCTATTGGTACTGTGGAGTAGAGTGTCtaagaagacccgaatgagtGCATCCGCCATCCGcgcgcaacaattggagctCTGCCCATTCACTTAATGGTCGATTTTGCACAATGATCTTGGTTTGCGtacttaaaaaatgcaattcgTGCAAGAAAAGAAAACGAATGATCATCACCCGAATCGCTGCAAAAAGTGTTCGAAAATTGGACCTCTCGGCTTGAATTTATTCAAGCCAGCCGCGGCGGTCACTTgcacgaaatcatttttaaaacataatggaaAACCTTTATCTAAATAATAAAGCGGAATTCTTGgctataacattaaattatatacgttttatttcattttgaaaaCAACATGTCGAAAAAAACACACTGcttcttatgttttccccttTAATAattaacttacatatattatcaaaatatactattttaaatattttttccacatAATTTTAGCACTTAAATTTACTTACATGTTTGCGCgcattttatgtaatatttttgtagaagaaatgtttaattttacatttaatttaaattgttcaCTATATTAATATTGATCGTAtttttcatgtatgtatgtatatataaaataaaaattgtcaataattgaaataatctATTTACAGCATACCCTCTCCAACAGATCAGAGTCAGAAACAAAAATGCTTATATCAGCGAGAGTTAACGGAGCTACACCATTAGTAATTGCCTGCCGAAATGGTCACTATAACATTGTGGAGTATTTGCTAAAACGACACGCCAATGTTGAGCAAGTAGGTTCTGTGAGTTTTGATGGTGAACCCATTGAGGATGCGCCACCGTTATGGTGCGCCGCAGCAGCTGGTCATTATGGTATTGTGAAGCTTCTTGTTCATCATGGGGCAAACGTAAATAGTACAACCCGCACTAACTCTACACCACTCCGCGCTGCTTGTTTTGATGGACATTTTGATATTGTCAAGTTTCTGGTGACCAATGGTGCAGGTGTGCTATATGTCAATGCTTAAATGcttaatacaaattatttaaagttgttccaaatatttgttttagatTTTGAAGTGGCAAATCGTCATGGACATACATGCTTAATGATCGCATGCTACAAAGGTCATTATAAGATCGCTCAGTATCTATTAACATTAAACGCAGATGTGAATCGGTGTAGTATAAAAGGAAATACAGCTTTGCATGATTGTGCAGAATCTGGTTCATTGGAGATTTTGCAATTGTTGTTAAAGCATGGCGCAACAATGGATGTCGATTATTACGGTATGACGCCGCTTTTGGCTGCGAGCGTGACGGGGCATTTACCAATTGTAGAACATCTTATTACCTTGGCCTGCGTTAGTAGAAAAAGTCGCATCGATGCTTTAGAACTATTGGGTGCTACTTATGTAGACAAAAAACGTGATATGATCAGCGCTTTGTCCTTGTGGCGAAGGGCAATGGAGGATCGAAATCAAGAACCTAAAATACCAAAAACTATTAGCGAGCCAATTGCTGCATACGAATATGTATCGGAAGTGAAAACAATAGAAGGACTCGAAGAGTTAGTGCTAGATCCCGATGAAATGCGAATGCAAGCTTTAGTTATACGACAGCGTATTTTAGGCCCTACGCATCCTGATACAAGCTACTACATACGTTTCAGGTAACTACAAACGACCACTTAAAAGCAGAttattcatttcttttttttttttttttttttagaggaGCGCATTATGCAGATGCTGGACGTTTCGATCGTTGTATTGAGTTATGGACGTATGCTTTGACGATGCAGCAGAAAATTTTACAACCTCTCAGCCCAATGACCCAATCATCTTTGTTATCATTTGCGGAACTGTTTAGTTTTATGCTTGTTGAAGCAGGTCGTTTGTTGCCACGCGGTCGAATTGTTCCTCCAATTGAAGCCAGAGACATGTTGCTGATATTTAATAAGGCTGTTCTAGAAGTGGAGCGAGGTAATATAAGCAAGTTTAATACATTCGTCATGTTTTGGGTGAAACACAGTTAGTTTTGCCTTTGTAGGCCTTAAATGGACTATAGAACAGGAAAAAACTCCTATTGCAGTACCATCAATACATGATTGTAATCACGATCCGAACGCGTTGAGCCGCGCCTTAGTAAGCGCTTTACATATTGGTTGTTTATTGGCTTCACTTGAAGAAGATGAAAGTTTCTGTCCAAATATgcgcaaacaaattttatattctttgtACAAGTTGAATCGGCTTAAAGTGTCTGTTCGATCAGGCCGAACAGCTTTACACTACGCTTGTTACCGAGAAGGTACACTTGTCGGTCGTTATCCAGCTTGTCAGTTTCCTTCGCCAGCATTAGCTAAAGCTCTACTTGAAGTTGGAGCTGATCCAAATGCTAGGGATGATGCAGGCAACTCTCCTTTGCATTTAGCTGCAACAGCGCAACAATGTCCACGTTCGCTTTCAAAAGTTCTTTTAAAACATGGTGCACATTTGGTAAgtttaaactatttatttttgaagtgtgctaataatattgtttaatataggatgccaaaaatgatgccggtgaaaCCTTCGAATCATTGTTGAAACCCCGAAAAATACATGAAGTCGTTAATCCATTGAAATATACCACACTAGCTTGTTTGGCCGCACGAACGATACAGAAACATCgaattaaatatacaaacattgtGCCTCCATCGCTTTACACATTTATTGAAATTCATTAATTGCTGTAGTGCGTCAAAACCGCGATGAATAATGGTACATAGAACGCTTACAGTGTGGATGACTATTAACCATGTGACAAAT
It contains:
- the LOC106620867 gene encoding protein fem-1 homolog CG6966, which encodes MDCKFVVYNAARDNNLSQLKHTLSNRSESETKMLISARVNGATPLVIACRNGHYNIVEYLLKRHANVEQVGSVSFDGEPIEDAPPLWCAAAAGHYGIVKLLVHHGANVNSTTRTNSTPLRAACFDGHFDIVKFLVTNGADFEVANRHGHTCLMIACYKGHYKIAQYLLTLNADVNRCSIKGNTALHDCAESGSLEILQLLLKHGATMDVDYYGMTPLLAASVTGHLPIVEHLITLACVSRKSRIDALELLGATYVDKKRDMISALSLWRRAMEDRNQEPKIPKTISEPIAAYEYVSEVKTIEGLEELVLDPDEMRMQALVIRQRILGPTHPDTSYYIRFRGAHYADAGRFDRCIELWTYALTMQQKILQPLSPMTQSSLLSFAELFSFMLVEAGRLLPRGRIVPPIEARDMLLIFNKAVLEVERGLKWTIEQEKTPIAVPSIHDCNHDPNALSRALVSALHIGCLLASLEEDESFCPNMRKQILYSLYKLNRLKVSVRSGRTALHYACYREGTLVGRYPACQFPSPALAKALLEVGADPNARDDAGNSPLHLAATAQQCPRSLSKVLLKHGAHLDAKNDAGETFESLLKPRKIHEVVNPLKYTTLACLAARTIQKHRIKYTNIVPPSLYTFIEIH